GCGTTCTGCATTCTGTTCCCCGAAAGCGGGCATTCTACGCCGGCCTGCAAGGGCAAAACAGCATCAAACGCGCCGGGGAAAGCGCTTGCGCAAGGTTTGGGCGAATTTCAGCGCGTGGGCATTGTCGCCGTGGATGCAGACCGAATCGGCGGCCAGCGGCAGCCAGGCACCGCTTTGCGCGTAGACGCCGCCCTTGCGCCACAGGCTCTCGACCTGGGCGATCGCGGCAACGTCGTCGAGCACCGCGCCCGGCTCGCCGCGCGGCACCAGGCTGCCGTCGCCCTGGTAGGCGCGGTCGGCGAATGCCTCGCGGATCACCGTCAGCCCGACCGCTTCGCCGGCCTTGGCGAGTTCGCTGCCGGCCAGCGCCATCAGCGCCAGCGACGGGTCGATCTCGTAGATCGACTGCGCCAGCAGCGCCGCCAGCGGCGGATCGTGCGCCGCATCGTTGTACAGCGCACCGTGCGGCTTCACGTAAGCGACCGAGACGCCAGCCTCGATGCAGACGGCCTTGAGTGCCCACAACTGTGCGGTCAGGCTGGCGATGAGCTTGGGTTCGGGCATCACCAGCGAGACGCGGCCGAAGTGTTCGCGGTCGGGATAGCTCGGGTGCGCGCCGATGCGTACGCCATGCGCACGCGCGAGCACGACGGTGTCGCGCATCGAATCGACGTCGCCGGCGTGGCCGCCGCAGGCGATGTTCGCGGCGTCGATCAGCGGCATCAGCGCCGCATCGTATTCGTAGCCTTCGCCCAGATCGGCGTTGAGTTCCAGCTGATTCATGCGGTTCCCCGGGCCAGCGCGTAGCGAAGCCGCGCCAGCCAGTCGCGTTGCGCCGCCAGCGCGGCCAGCGCCGCGCGATGGTCGACTTCGACAAAACGCAGCGTGTCGCCGGGCTTGAACTGTCCGGCGCGCCACAGGTCGGCCTGGATGACGACCAGTGGCCGCAGATAGCCGCCGGTTGTCTGTGCATCGGCCAGCAGCACGATGGGCTCGCCCGACGGCGGCAGTTGCACGCAACCGGGCATCACCGCGTGCGAATCGAGCGACGGCGCATCGAGTTCGAGCGTCTCGCCGGTCAACCGCATTCCCATCCGGTTGCTCGCCGGACTCACCTGCCATGGCGTCGTCAGCAGCTGGCGCTGTTGCTCATGGCCGAGCTGCGACCAGTCCGGCCCCGCCAGCACGCGCAGATGCTCGCCGCGCTCGGCCTGGGCAATGGCCACCCCGGGCACCCGCGGCCCGGCGTCGCCGCATTCGATGACGTCGTCGCGCCGCAGCGCCCGACCGTGAAAGCCGCCCATGCCGGCGATCAGCCCGGTCGAGCGGCTGCCGAGCACCGGCGCGACCGCCACGCCGCCGGCCAGGGCCAGATACGCGCGCGCGCCGCGTACGACAAAGCCGAAGCGCAACACGGCGCCCGCGCCGGCCGTGTAGCGGTGCGCCGGATTCAGCGCGATGCCGTCGAGCGTCACCGGCATCGCGGCACCGGCCCAGGCGAACGTCGTTGCCGACTCGAAGCGCAGCGCCACCCCGCCGAGCGTGATCTCGAGCCCGGCGGCGCCTTCGTCGTTGCCGGCGACGAGATTGGCCAGCCGCAACGACAGCGCGTCGCACGCACCGCCATGCGGCACGCCGAGCGCGGCGTAACCGCCGTGGCCGAGATCCTGCACGCTCGTCAGCGGGCCGGGCTTGAGAACGGTCAGTGTCATCGCGCCACCGGTACGAAAACCACTGTGTCACCGGGCGACAGCAGCCCCGGTGTTTCACGGTACGGGTCGAACAGCGCGGCGTCGGTGTGGCCGATCAGCTGCCAGCCGCCCGGCGACGCGAGCGGGTAGACCGCCGTCTGCGCACCGCCGATCGCGACCGAGCCGGCCGGCACCGCAATGCGCGGAGACGCGCGGCGCGGGCATGCGAGCCGCGGGTCCAGACCGCCGAGGTAGGCGAACCCCGGCAGGAAGCCGAGGCAGTAGACGGTGTATTCGGCCGCGGCATGGCATTCGATCGTCGCGCTGGCGCTCAGGCCCGCGTGTTCGGCAACCGCATCCAGATCGGGCCCGGCCTCGCCGCCGTAGACGACCGGAATCTCGACACGTTTGCCGGCTTCGCTCTCGGCCCCGTCGCTGCCCTGCCACGCAAGCTCGATCGCCTTTTCGACCCGCGCCGGCGCAATCGCGAGCGGGTCGAAAAAACCGGTCAGATTGCCCATGCCGAGCACCCATTCGACCTGCGGTTCACGCTCGCGCAAGGCGTGCCA
This window of the Jeongeupia sp. USM3 genome carries:
- the pxpB gene encoding 5-oxoprolinase subunit PxpB, whose product is MPMRSAMPELLPFVPVTIQPFGEAALVLSVGVSLVLQRRLWAAWHALREREPQVEWVLGMGNLTGFFDPLAIAPARVEKAIELAWQGSDGAESEAGKRVEIPVVYGGEAGPDLDAVAEHAGLSASATIECHAAAEYTVYCLGFLPGFAYLGGLDPRLACPRRASPRIAVPAGSVAIGGAQTAVYPLASPGGWQLIGHTDAALFDPYRETPGLLSPGDTVVFVPVAR
- the pxpA gene encoding 5-oxoprolinase subunit PxpA, with the protein product MNQLELNADLGEGYEYDAALMPLIDAANIACGGHAGDVDSMRDTVVLARAHGVRIGAHPSYPDREHFGRVSLVMPEPKLIASLTAQLWALKAVCIEAGVSVAYVKPHGALYNDAAHDPPLAALLAQSIYEIDPSLALMALAGSELAKAGEAVGLTVIREAFADRAYQGDGSLVPRGEPGAVLDDVAAIAQVESLWRKGGVYAQSGAWLPLAADSVCIHGDNAHALKFAQTLRKRFPRRV
- a CDS encoding biotin-dependent carboxyltransferase family protein, translating into MTLTVLKPGPLTSVQDLGHGGYAALGVPHGGACDALSLRLANLVAGNDEGAAGLEITLGGVALRFESATTFAWAGAAMPVTLDGIALNPAHRYTAGAGAVLRFGFVVRGARAYLALAGGVAVAPVLGSRSTGLIAGMGGFHGRALRRDDVIECGDAGPRVPGVAIAQAERGEHLRVLAGPDWSQLGHEQQRQLLTTPWQVSPASNRMGMRLTGETLELDAPSLDSHAVMPGCVQLPPSGEPIVLLADAQTTGGYLRPLVVIQADLWRAGQFKPGDTLRFVEVDHRAALAALAAQRDWLARLRYALARGTA